TTAAGCGCTTCGACGGCAAGCACTAATTTGGCTTCAAATACTTTTTGCGCCAAAGATTTACTTTGCGTTCCTTCATCCTCATCTGGGTTCATTTTGAAATGCTCAAAGTTGCCCCAGTGGTCGAAGATGAGAAAGTGCTTTTTATCTAACCCTGGTCCGTACAAGTTTTCACATAAACGAGTACCACGCCCTACCATTTGCCAAAATTTCACTTTTGATTTGATAGGCTTAGCAAAGACCAAGTTAACACATTCAGGTACATCTATACCGGTGTCTAACATATCAACTGAGACGGCAATGGTAACTTCATCATCGTTACCTTCAGTACTTTTGAAGTTGTCGATAAGTTCTTCTGCTCTCTCATATTTTGAGTGGATAACTCGGCAGAAATTTCCACCCATATCTGGGTACATTTCACTAAACAACTCAGCTAGCAGTTCGGCGTGAGCTATGTTTCTTGCAAAGATAATCGATTTACCAGGAAGTTGGTCATCCACATCTTTTAAACCCTTTTCCATTAGGTTGCGGATGATTGCTCGGTTGGTATCTTTATTGAATATAGCTTTATCAACCTGCTTCGCATCGAAATCCAGAGTGTTTGGATCAATACCTTGGTCTTCTAGTTCTGCAATCTGCTCATCCGTCAGTTCGCTTGCCTTAATGCCATCACGTAAGAATTGAGTTGTGTGAGTGACGACTTTAAATGGAACTAAGTTTTTCTCTTCAATCGCTTGCTCAAGTGGGTAGTTCGCCGTGGGCATTTTGTAGTCGCAGCCGAACAACTGACTGGTTGAGCGCGAAATCATCTCAACAGGTGTCGCGGTTAAACCTACTTGTAATGCATCGAAATATTTGAATAGCTCGCCGTACTTGTTGTAAATCGAACGATGCGATTCATCCGCAACAATTAGGTCAAAGTGACCAACATCATACTCTTCATAATTTTGGATCATGCCCGGATAGGTCGCGATAACAATACGCGCTTTTGAAGCTAGTTCTTTCTTACTTTTACCTTTGATGAATAGCGGCTCTTTAGTGTGTTCATTAAACGCATTACCTGCCTGTTTACGTAGCTCTTTTCGGTCACATAAGAACAGAATACGTTTCGCCCAACCTGCATCTAACAAGCGCTTAGCTAAAGCAATAGAGACTCGCGTTTTACCCGTCCCTGTTGCCTGTACAATAAGAGCCTTTCGATGTTTGTCTGAAAAGCGCTCACAAATACGGCTGATGCTTTCCATTTGATACAAACGGCCCGCAACTTTTGTATCAATGGGTGTGCTGTTTAAATCTTTCTTTATTTCTCGTTGAAGAATCAGATACTGAAGACTGTCTTTTGAGTAGTAGCCAAAAATTAACCTAGGAGCGTAACCTTGAGCATCATCCCAAATATAGATTTCGTAGCCGTTAGTGTAGAAAATGACTGGGCGCTGGCCGGTATTTGCTTCTAGAGCGTCTGCATATAATTTTGCTTGCTCACGACCTGCATTAGCATCTTTTCGAGTTCGTTTAGCTTCAATGACAGCCAGTGGCTTTCCATTGTCATCCCACAGAACATAGTCGCAAAAACCTTTACCTGTTGTAGTAGGCTGCCCATCGACTTCATACTCTTTTGACACCTGTTCCGTGCTTTCATTATCAAGAGCGACATCCCAACCTTCACTGCGTAATTCAGCATCAATGAGACGCTTACGAGTTTCGGCTTCATTAAAGTCAAAACTGCTTTTTAGTGACAGGGTATTAGTGCGAATTTTATCGGCTTTAACGTGGTCAGTTTGCTGCTTCAGCTGAGCGGCTTGTTTCTGAGCTTCTAACTGCGCTTGCTTTACTTCTTCTAATTCTTTTAGCGCTTTCTTAAGAAGGTCATCATTTTGGTTAAGCTTCTGCTGCAACAGTTTGTTCTTTCTCTTGAACTCAGCTTTAGACTCTTCACCCGTTGGTGCATTGTCTGGAACAGTAAATTTAGGGCAACCTTCTATATCACCGTCGCCATAGGCCATATAGAGCCAGCAACCAATAAAGTAAGACTCTTTCAACAACCAAATCGAATCATGTTGTGAGACTTTCCCTTCATGAGCAGCTTTGTTGCCCCCCCTTGCGAACAGCGTGAAACTTATCAGCAATGGTTTTGTCAACAACCGAGGTAAAAGCGCCACTGACAAGTTTGTCGTGCATTGAAGCATTGGGAGCAACAGGTAGGTGAAGTTCTTGGTATAGGTAACCAACAATTTTTTCAACATAACAACGTAGCTTAACGAGAGCACTTTGCGGATCAACAACGGCATACGTTTCAGCAAAAGCACCAAGCTCAGCTAACTCGGGCCACTGTTCTCTTAAATGTTCAAAATTCATAGACTTCTTCACCTTTCTGCCTCCTAAGATGAGTGATACTTTGCAACGTTTACGCCAATTTCAAACTTGGTTGTTTTTATGATTCTAAATTGAGCGTTTTCAGCCAGTTATTTAGCGTTTGATGATTATTTAAACCTAACGATTTTGCAGCTTTAGATTTGTTTCCAGCAGCATAATCCATCGCAGACTCAATTGCACTTTTCTTTATATTATCAATATGTTGCTGAAGGT
The Vibrio cyclitrophicus DNA segment above includes these coding regions:
- a CDS encoding type I restriction endonuclease subunit R produces the protein MLISFTLFARGGNKAAHEGKVSQHDSIWLLKESYFIGCWLYMAYGDGDIEGCPKFTVPDNAPTGEESKAEFKRKNKLLQQKLNQNDDLLKKALKELEEVKQAQLEAQKQAAQLKQQTDHVKADKIRTNTLSLKSSFDFNEAETRKRLIDAELRSEGWDVALDNESTEQVSKEYEVDGQPTTTGKGFCDYVLWDDNGKPLAVIEAKRTRKDANAGREQAKLYADALEANTGQRPVIFYTNGYEIYIWDDAQGYAPRLIFGYYSKDSLQYLILQREIKKDLNSTPIDTKVAGRLYQMESISRICERFSDKHRKALIVQATGTGKTRVSIALAKRLLDAGWAKRILFLCDRKELRKQAGNAFNEHTKEPLFIKGKSKKELASKARIVIATYPGMIQNYEEYDVGHFDLIVADESHRSIYNKYGELFKYFDALQVGLTATPVEMISRSTSQLFGCDYKMPTANYPLEQAIEEKNLVPFKVVTHTTQFLRDGIKASELTDEQIAELEDQGIDPNTLDFDAKQVDKAIFNKDTNRAIIRNLMEKGLKDVDDQLPGKSIIFARNIAHAELLAELFSEMYPDMGGNFCRVIHSKYERAEELIDNFKSTEGNDDEVTIAVSVDMLDTGIDVPECVNLVFAKPIKSKVKFWQMVGRGTRLCENLYGPGLDKKHFLIFDHWGNFEHFKMNPDEDEGTQSKSLAQKVFEAKLVLAVEALKKAEMEIFADVIPQIKADIDSLNDQTIAVREKWKLKAQLSEEKRLMQMAPDTKALLFDEMAPLMQWKKTTGESEALRLDLQFLQLQLTKLQQPSKVELEAPPILDKVISLSMHLNEVRSKAATIKQIQQPNYLSDADYFAVEACRHNLRTVIHLRDKGIAPPAPQTPIIDLREDPTLYETDEIKTDIITVDYEIYRQEVEKTLTPLFESNTVLQKIRGGQAVTEADLSTLNALVHTQNPNVDLHTLKEFFPESTAELDQILRTIVGMDEQQIEHEFTAFVQQVHTHLNARQQRFIGMLKNHLCRYGSVDIEALYDAPFNQIDDAGLDGVFPNPAQADVVEQFVRRFSVHLGNKQSSVEKAVN